A stretch of Microbacterium sp. LWH3-1.2 DNA encodes these proteins:
- the thrB gene encoding homoserine kinase, protein MNAAVAPAPGRRVVVRVPATSANLGPGFDTLGLALSVYDELDVTALPEGELEIEVEGAGAADVPRDASHLVVRAIAYAYESVGRRMPGLRLVAKNVIPHGRGLGSSGAAVVSGLLAAKGLLEGDVELGSDTLLGLATELEGHPDNVAPALFGGLTIAWVDEDGPQHKKLLVHRGVSPLVFVPTFTMSTKLARSLQPMHVPREDAVFNVSRSALLIAALTQSPELLQAATEDKLHQNYRASAMPETDALVRGLRAAGFAAVVSGAGPSVLVLADGPGRRLEAAALAAAATDTPWEALMLAVDFKGGTVREYAEGST, encoded by the coding sequence GTGAACGCAGCCGTCGCTCCGGCGCCGGGCCGCCGCGTGGTGGTGCGGGTGCCCGCGACGAGCGCCAACCTCGGACCCGGGTTCGACACCCTCGGCCTCGCGCTGAGCGTGTATGACGAGCTCGACGTCACGGCGCTGCCCGAAGGCGAGCTCGAGATCGAGGTCGAGGGCGCCGGCGCGGCCGATGTGCCGCGCGACGCGTCGCACCTCGTGGTGCGCGCCATCGCGTATGCGTACGAGTCGGTCGGACGACGGATGCCGGGACTCCGCCTGGTCGCGAAGAACGTGATTCCGCACGGGCGCGGCCTCGGTTCGTCCGGCGCGGCGGTCGTCTCCGGCCTCCTGGCCGCGAAGGGACTGCTGGAGGGCGATGTCGAGCTCGGGTCCGACACCTTGCTCGGCCTCGCCACCGAGCTCGAGGGTCACCCCGACAACGTCGCACCGGCGCTGTTCGGAGGCCTCACCATCGCGTGGGTCGATGAGGACGGCCCGCAGCACAAGAAGCTTCTCGTGCACCGCGGTGTGTCGCCGCTCGTCTTCGTTCCGACCTTCACGATGTCGACCAAGCTCGCCCGCAGCCTGCAGCCGATGCATGTGCCGCGCGAGGATGCGGTCTTCAACGTCTCGCGCTCCGCGCTGCTGATCGCGGCGCTGACGCAGAGCCCTGAGCTGCTGCAGGCCGCCACCGAGGACAAACTCCACCAGAACTACCGCGCGAGTGCGATGCCCGAGACGGACGCTCTCGTGCGCGGCCTCCGAGCGGCGGGCTTCGCGGCCGTCGTGTCGGGAGCGGGGCCGAGCGTGCTCGTGCTCGCCGACGGCCCGGGACGCCGCCTCGAGGCGGCCGCTCTCGCCGCGGCGGCGACCGACACCCCGTGGGAGGCGCTCATGCTCGCCGTCGACTTCAAGGGTGGTACAGTGAGGGAGTACGCGGAGGGTTCCACGTAA
- the rho gene encoding transcription termination factor Rho, giving the protein MESISEIHADVPADERAEAPEAVENVDSIEAQAEAVAEEAVIEAVVAEEVAEEAVEAAEAADAVADEAVVEALAAEEVAEEAVAEAIFAEETGDAAAAEAAEEAAEEAVAEAIIADAVAEEAVAEAEGADAVAEEAVAEAVVAEVVAEEVVAEVVAAETAAEEPAEAPAAPAKAPRKRAPRRAKSTDVAPAEPAAEAPAETPTDATAETAPAGAAPAEAAPAEAAPAEAAPAEAGEQAAEEASVPAEAPAADAEAPAEGEGTEQAAEAEGAETPSRSRSRSRSRSRNRNAQNQNAQGGQGQNAQGGQTQTAQPAAEPAKADAQDDEQPAQGNGRGRQRNKRRSGQAAGDEFETEIGEDDVLIPIAGILDVLDNYAFVRTSGYLPGPSDVYVSLGQVKKYNLRKGDAVVGSIKQPREGEQSSRQKYNALVKVDAINGLSVDDAAARVEFGKLTPLYPQERLRLETAPEKLTQRIIDLVAPIGKGQRGLIVAPPKAGKTIVLQQIANAIAINNPEVHLMVVLVDERPEEVTDMQRTVKGEVIASTFDRPAEDHTTVAELAIERAKRLVELGRDVVVLLDSITRLGRAYNISAPTSGRVLTGGVDASALYPPKRFFGAARNIENGGSLTILATALVETGSKMDDVIFEEFKGTGNSELRLNRQLADKRIFPAVDVNASSTRREEMLLSPDEVKITWKLRRALAGLDPQQALEVVLGKLKETQSNVEFLVQMQKSIPAPASGHGGGRSHDHDNSIR; this is encoded by the coding sequence GTGGAGTCCATCTCCGAGATCCACGCCGACGTTCCGGCCGACGAGCGCGCGGAAGCGCCCGAGGCCGTCGAGAATGTCGACAGCATCGAAGCCCAGGCCGAGGCCGTGGCCGAGGAAGCCGTGATCGAGGCCGTCGTGGCTGAGGAAGTCGCTGAAGAGGCCGTCGAGGCCGCTGAGGCGGCCGACGCCGTCGCAGACGAGGCCGTCGTCGAGGCCCTCGCTGCGGAGGAGGTCGCCGAGGAGGCGGTCGCCGAGGCGATCTTCGCCGAGGAGACGGGCGACGCAGCCGCCGCCGAGGCCGCTGAGGAGGCGGCCGAGGAGGCCGTGGCCGAGGCGATCATCGCCGACGCCGTCGCCGAGGAGGCCGTCGCCGAGGCCGAGGGCGCGGACGCCGTCGCCGAGGAGGCGGTCGCCGAGGCCGTTGTCGCCGAGGTCGTGGCCGAAGAGGTCGTCGCCGAGGTCGTCGCTGCCGAGACCGCCGCCGAGGAGCCCGCAGAGGCCCCGGCCGCGCCGGCCAAGGCCCCGCGCAAGCGCGCGCCGCGTCGTGCCAAGAGCACCGACGTCGCACCGGCCGAGCCGGCGGCCGAGGCACCTGCCGAGACCCCGACCGACGCAACCGCCGAGACGGCACCGGCCGGGGCCGCACCCGCCGAGGCTGCGCCCGCCGAGGCTGCGCCCGCCGAGGCTGCGCCCGCCGAGGCCGGCGAGCAGGCCGCGGAGGAGGCATCCGTCCCCGCTGAGGCACCCGCGGCCGACGCAGAGGCCCCCGCCGAGGGCGAGGGCACCGAGCAGGCTGCCGAGGCCGAGGGTGCCGAGACCCCGTCGCGCAGCCGCAGCCGCAGCCGCAGCCGCAGCCGCAACCGCAACGCCCAGAACCAGAACGCGCAGGGCGGCCAGGGCCAGAACGCTCAGGGCGGCCAGACCCAGACCGCCCAGCCCGCCGCCGAGCCCGCGAAGGCCGACGCGCAGGACGACGAGCAGCCGGCCCAGGGCAACGGTCGCGGTCGTCAGCGCAACAAGCGCCGCAGCGGTCAGGCGGCCGGCGACGAGTTCGAGACCGAGATCGGTGAGGACGACGTCCTCATCCCGATCGCGGGCATCCTGGACGTCCTCGACAACTACGCGTTCGTGCGCACCTCGGGCTACCTCCCCGGTCCGAGCGACGTCTATGTCTCGCTCGGCCAGGTCAAGAAGTACAACCTGCGCAAGGGTGACGCGGTCGTCGGCTCGATCAAGCAGCCCCGCGAGGGCGAGCAGTCCAGCCGCCAGAAGTACAACGCGCTGGTCAAGGTCGATGCGATCAACGGGCTGTCGGTCGACGACGCCGCTGCGCGCGTCGAGTTCGGCAAGCTCACGCCGCTCTACCCGCAGGAGCGCCTGCGCCTCGAGACGGCCCCCGAGAAGCTGACGCAGCGCATCATCGACCTGGTCGCGCCCATCGGCAAGGGCCAGCGCGGCCTGATCGTCGCACCGCCGAAGGCCGGAAAGACGATCGTGCTGCAGCAGATCGCCAACGCCATCGCGATCAACAACCCCGAGGTGCACCTCATGGTCGTGCTCGTCGACGAGCGTCCTGAAGAGGTCACCGACATGCAGCGAACGGTGAAGGGCGAGGTCATCGCTTCGACCTTCGACCGTCCCGCCGAGGACCACACCACGGTCGCCGAGCTCGCCATCGAGCGCGCGAAGCGCCTCGTGGAACTCGGCCGCGACGTCGTCGTGCTGCTGGACTCGATCACTCGTCTCGGCCGTGCGTACAACATCTCGGCGCCGACTTCGGGTCGCGTGCTCACCGGTGGCGTCGACGCGTCGGCGCTCTACCCGCCCAAGCGCTTCTTCGGCGCTGCGCGCAACATCGAGAACGGCGGATCGCTCACGATCCTCGCCACCGCCCTCGTCGAGACCGGCTCCAAGATGGACGACGTGATCTTCGAGGAGTTCAAGGGCACCGGCAACAGCGAGCTGCGCCTGAACCGCCAGCTCGCCGACAAGCGCATCTTCCCGGCCGTCGACGTCAACGCGTCGTCCACGCGTCGCGAAGAGATGCTGCTCTCGCCCGACGAGGTCAAGATCACCTGGAAGCTCCGCCGCGCGCTGGCCGGCCTCGATCCCCAGCAGGCCCTCGAGGTCGTGCTCGGCAAGCTCAAGGAGACGCAGTCGAACGTCGAGTTCCTCGTGCAGATGCAGAAGTCGATTCCCGCGCCCGCGAGCGGGCACGGCGGTGGCCGCAGCCACGACCACGACAACAGCATCCGCTGA
- the prfA gene encoding peptide chain release factor 1, which produces MFDSVRALIDEHRAVQEELSDPAVHADAARAKRVNRRYAELSRIVKAHEDWAAASDDLDAARELAREDDAFAEEVPALEAGLAEAQERLRRLLIPRDPDDARDVIMEIKQGEGGAESALFAADLLRMYLQYAASKGWKTELLERNESDLGGYKDVQVAIKGSSSDPAQGVWAHLKYEGGVHRVQRVPATESQGRIHTSTTGVLVFPEVDEPEEIHIDPNDLKIDVFRSSGPGGQSVNTTDSAVRITHVPTGIVVSMQNEKSQLQNREAGMRVLRARLLAKQQEELEAAASDARRSQIRGMDRSERIRTYNFPENRIADHRTGYKAYNLDQVMDGALEPIIESAITADEEARLAALGSDEA; this is translated from the coding sequence ATGTTTGATTCTGTCCGGGCGCTGATCGACGAGCACCGCGCGGTCCAGGAGGAGCTCTCCGACCCCGCGGTGCACGCCGATGCGGCGCGCGCCAAGCGGGTGAACCGGCGCTACGCCGAGCTGTCGCGCATCGTGAAGGCCCACGAGGACTGGGCGGCGGCATCCGATGATCTGGATGCCGCCCGCGAGCTCGCCCGTGAGGATGACGCGTTCGCCGAGGAGGTTCCGGCTCTCGAGGCCGGGCTGGCCGAGGCGCAGGAGCGCCTGCGGCGTCTGCTGATCCCGCGCGACCCCGACGACGCGCGCGACGTGATCATGGAGATCAAGCAGGGCGAGGGCGGCGCCGAGTCGGCGCTGTTCGCCGCGGACCTCCTGCGCATGTACCTGCAGTACGCGGCGTCGAAGGGCTGGAAGACCGAGCTCCTCGAGCGCAACGAGTCGGACCTCGGCGGCTACAAGGACGTGCAGGTCGCGATCAAGGGCTCCTCGTCCGACCCTGCGCAGGGCGTGTGGGCGCACCTCAAGTACGAGGGCGGTGTGCACCGCGTGCAGCGCGTTCCGGCGACCGAGTCGCAGGGGCGCATCCACACCTCGACCACCGGCGTGCTGGTGTTCCCCGAGGTCGACGAGCCTGAAGAGATCCACATCGACCCGAACGACCTGAAGATCGACGTCTTCCGCTCATCGGGTCCGGGGGGCCAGTCGGTCAACACGACCGACTCGGCGGTGCGCATCACGCACGTGCCGACGGGCATCGTCGTGTCGATGCAGAACGAGAAGTCGCAGCTGCAGAACCGCGAGGCGGGCATGCGCGTGCTCCGGGCACGCCTCCTCGCCAAGCAGCAGGAGGAGCTCGAAGCCGCGGCATCCGACGCTCGCAGGTCGCAGATCCGCGGCATGGACCGCTCCGAGCGCATCCGCACGTACAACTTCCCCGAGAATCGCATCGCCGACCACCGCACCGGCTACAAGGCCTACAACCTCGACCAGGTGATGGACGGCGCGCTCGAGCCGATCATCGAGTCCGCCATCACGGCCGACGAAGAGGCGCGTCTGGCGGCGCTGGGCTCCGACGAGGCCTGA
- a CDS encoding ATP-binding protein gives MQIGRVPLVGRQADLDALRDEVDAVGAQGRAVVVSGDAGMGKTRLLRDFTESLDDAVVVRGACVDSGSGPAPLTAITDLLRDLVDALGVDEVRDAAGPGADALGVLVPALAGSPGDAERLADVVVELFSQLARTHRLVVIIEDLHWADSTTCDIAARLVRRTAALPLFVLLSYRTDDVGRAHPLRPVLAELDRARLVTHRPLARLSPAEVGALATAVHGDVLAAGVLHDIAARSDGIPFYVEELASFSGERLPVSLRDVLLLRYERLDDEARRFTRVLATGGVEVEHVVLRAAFDGDDVVLEAAVREAVDAQVVVIRGEAYAFRHALMQEAVYAELLPTERTRLHTAYAVALEQSPPTARVLADIAHHWRAARVPDRALAAAVSAQRAASVASAWSTAAEAGERALELWDAVADPEAVCGMPRHEVLRRTSGALVSANRNDRALAFAREAIALWPEADVVGRAEMFGDLATIQFQAGVSDGIDSIEQALAILGDDPRHDVQRAGMLLSSARVHMLNGRQSRGDDIAAQARDTAAAAASDGDPVAAEIVAQALLISATCRASVGDVGGVALFEEARAYSGGFVRAMMRYYINYSNTLMQVGRYDDAVAVAKEGMGYGRSHVADLGPLVMIEANVIEAHIYAGRLREAEELGGLLPLVEPGLYSAFLRERLVCLAIWRGRIDGAEAALEAARFELDRFGAYEYQTRFGMAYDLGELALARGDAHEALSHAQLAWESPAGGVLALPLTAIAARAVAMLREHGEDADVEPYRAVLAGFDAWPVTPLWAAVFAAELGEGPWTAAIDAIGPAYIRAYARVRNGEALLADGDRTGAREALAAAASYAEGLGADGLAARAKTLMTDAGLTGDASRSRLTAREEQVLELVAEGLSNGQIAQRLYISVKTVSVHVSAILRKLEAPSRTAAAAIYRRSAA, from the coding sequence ATGCAGATCGGCCGGGTGCCCCTCGTCGGCCGCCAGGCGGACCTCGATGCGCTGCGCGACGAGGTCGACGCCGTCGGCGCGCAAGGCCGCGCCGTGGTCGTGTCGGGCGATGCCGGCATGGGCAAGACGCGGCTGCTGCGCGACTTCACCGAGAGCCTCGACGACGCCGTGGTCGTGCGCGGCGCATGCGTCGACTCGGGCTCGGGCCCGGCGCCCCTGACGGCGATCACCGACCTCCTCCGTGACCTCGTCGACGCCCTCGGCGTCGACGAGGTGCGAGACGCGGCAGGCCCCGGTGCGGACGCCCTCGGGGTGCTCGTGCCCGCCCTCGCCGGCAGTCCCGGCGACGCCGAGCGGCTCGCCGACGTCGTCGTCGAGCTGTTCTCGCAGCTCGCCCGGACGCACCGGCTCGTCGTCATCATCGAGGACCTCCACTGGGCCGACAGCACGACGTGCGACATCGCCGCGCGGCTCGTGCGGCGCACGGCGGCGCTGCCGCTGTTCGTGCTGCTGTCGTACCGCACGGACGATGTCGGCCGGGCCCACCCGCTGCGCCCGGTGCTCGCCGAGCTCGACCGTGCACGCCTCGTCACACACCGGCCCCTCGCGCGCCTCAGTCCCGCCGAGGTCGGCGCGCTCGCCACCGCCGTGCACGGCGACGTGCTGGCGGCCGGCGTGCTCCACGACATCGCCGCGCGCAGCGACGGGATCCCGTTCTACGTCGAAGAGCTCGCCAGTTTCTCGGGCGAGCGGCTTCCGGTGTCGCTGCGCGACGTGCTGCTGCTGCGCTACGAACGGCTGGACGACGAGGCGCGCCGGTTCACCCGGGTGCTGGCGACCGGCGGCGTGGAGGTGGAGCACGTGGTGCTGCGGGCGGCCTTCGACGGCGACGACGTCGTGCTCGAGGCGGCGGTCCGCGAAGCGGTGGATGCGCAGGTCGTGGTGATCCGCGGTGAGGCGTATGCGTTCCGGCACGCGCTGATGCAGGAGGCCGTGTACGCCGAACTGCTGCCCACCGAGCGCACGCGCCTGCACACGGCGTACGCGGTGGCGCTCGAGCAGTCCCCGCCGACGGCACGTGTGCTCGCCGACATCGCCCATCATTGGCGGGCCGCTCGCGTGCCCGACCGTGCCCTCGCCGCGGCCGTCTCGGCGCAGCGGGCGGCGAGCGTCGCGTCGGCATGGTCGACCGCAGCGGAGGCGGGGGAGCGGGCGCTCGAGCTGTGGGACGCCGTGGCCGACCCGGAGGCGGTCTGCGGGATGCCGCGTCACGAGGTGCTGCGCCGGACCTCAGGCGCCCTCGTGTCGGCGAACCGGAATGATCGCGCGCTCGCGTTCGCGAGGGAGGCGATCGCCCTCTGGCCCGAGGCCGATGTCGTCGGACGCGCCGAGATGTTCGGCGACCTGGCCACCATCCAGTTCCAGGCGGGCGTGTCGGACGGCATCGACAGCATCGAGCAAGCGCTCGCGATCCTCGGCGACGACCCGCGCCACGACGTCCAGCGAGCAGGGATGCTGCTCAGCTCGGCGCGTGTCCATATGCTCAACGGCCGTCAGAGCCGCGGCGATGACATCGCTGCGCAGGCGCGCGACACGGCCGCGGCAGCAGCCTCCGACGGAGACCCGGTGGCCGCCGAGATCGTCGCCCAGGCGCTGCTCATCTCGGCGACCTGCCGCGCCAGCGTGGGCGACGTCGGCGGCGTCGCGCTGTTCGAGGAAGCACGTGCGTATTCGGGCGGCTTCGTCCGCGCCATGATGCGCTACTACATCAACTACTCGAACACCCTCATGCAGGTCGGCCGGTACGACGACGCGGTAGCCGTGGCGAAGGAGGGGATGGGCTACGGGCGCTCGCACGTCGCGGACCTGGGGCCGCTCGTGATGATCGAGGCCAACGTGATCGAAGCGCACATCTACGCCGGGCGCCTTCGCGAGGCGGAGGAGCTCGGCGGGTTGCTGCCGCTGGTAGAACCGGGGCTCTACTCCGCGTTCCTGCGGGAGCGGCTGGTGTGCCTCGCGATCTGGCGCGGCCGCATCGACGGCGCCGAGGCGGCGCTGGAGGCGGCACGCTTCGAACTCGACCGGTTCGGAGCGTACGAGTACCAGACGCGATTCGGCATGGCGTACGACCTCGGCGAGCTCGCCCTCGCGCGTGGCGACGCGCACGAGGCCCTCTCCCACGCGCAGCTGGCGTGGGAGAGCCCCGCCGGAGGCGTGCTCGCTCTGCCGCTGACCGCGATCGCGGCCCGGGCCGTCGCGATGCTGCGCGAACACGGCGAGGACGCCGACGTCGAGCCGTACCGCGCCGTGCTCGCCGGATTCGACGCCTGGCCGGTGACCCCGCTGTGGGCGGCCGTCTTCGCCGCCGAGCTCGGCGAGGGGCCGTGGACCGCTGCGATCGACGCGATCGGACCCGCCTACATCCGCGCGTATGCGCGCGTGCGGAACGGCGAGGCGCTCCTGGCCGACGGCGACCGCACGGGAGCACGCGAGGCGCTCGCGGCGGCCGCGTCGTACGCCGAGGGGCTCGGTGCGGACGGCCTCGCCGCGCGCGCGAAGACCCTGATGACGGACGCCGGACTCACCGGCGACGCGTCACGCTCGCGGCTGACCGCGCGCGAGGAGCAGGTGCTCGAGCTGGTCGCCGAAGGACTCAGCAACGGCCAGATCGCACAACGGCTCTACATCAGCGTCAAGACCGTGTCGGTGCACGTGTCGGCGATCCTGCGCAAGCTCGAAGCGCCGTCGCGGACGGCCGCGGCC